Proteins encoded within one genomic window of Amorphoplanes friuliensis DSM 7358:
- a CDS encoding DUF11 domain-containing protein — protein sequence MRFLRNVAVLATAVVGVSLTGAPAFAAADEADVAVEVVIERNIVTASGWSSIQTFVSNDGSVPAAGVTLAVALPEGLRVGGFESTSNWDCDFEQPVTRCTRVGDLAPGVRDRSLVLSVSVEGVSAGAVLETRADVTTSTPESDSADNADTGTIRVVAPGTVRGNLWNDLNADGIRQATEPPAESVGLSIRSLEDYDQYGFSNNYQGTYSESVPAKRYQIFASLSRSSWRFATPDVGDDTTDSDLHQVSQDTYTAYGESSAFTVDPATPTVIDLGVVAAYRPTNIQPKAGKQGTTRTVTLTGEAFSTNLTPQLTRTGADPVVGTVKSISTDRKTMKVAFPLTGVATGKWTLTLASLFGDRAEVADAFTVKPPAQLPR from the coding sequence GTGAGATTCCTACGGAACGTTGCCGTGCTGGCCACCGCAGTGGTCGGCGTTTCTCTGACCGGGGCACCGGCTTTTGCCGCGGCCGACGAGGCTGATGTGGCCGTCGAGGTGGTCATCGAGCGCAACATCGTGACCGCGTCCGGCTGGTCGAGCATCCAGACCTTCGTGAGCAACGACGGCAGCGTGCCCGCGGCCGGTGTGACGCTGGCTGTGGCGCTTCCGGAGGGCCTGCGTGTCGGTGGGTTCGAGAGCACCAGCAACTGGGACTGCGACTTCGAACAGCCGGTCACCCGGTGCACGCGCGTCGGGGATCTTGCGCCGGGTGTCCGCGACCGGTCGCTGGTCCTCTCCGTGTCGGTGGAGGGCGTGAGCGCGGGGGCCGTCCTGGAGACCCGTGCGGACGTCACGACGTCGACGCCCGAGAGTGACAGCGCGGACAACGCCGACACCGGCACGATCCGGGTCGTCGCGCCCGGCACGGTTCGCGGCAACCTGTGGAACGACCTCAACGCGGACGGGATCCGTCAGGCGACCGAGCCGCCGGCCGAGTCCGTCGGCCTGTCGATCCGTTCGCTGGAGGACTACGACCAGTACGGCTTCTCCAACAACTACCAGGGCACGTACTCCGAGTCGGTGCCGGCCAAGCGCTACCAGATCTTCGCCTCCCTGTCCCGCTCCAGCTGGCGGTTCGCCACGCCGGACGTGGGCGACGACACCACCGACTCCGACCTGCACCAGGTCTCCCAGGACACCTACACCGCGTACGGCGAGAGTTCCGCTTTCACCGTCGACCCGGCCACACCGACCGTGATCGACCTGGGTGTTGTCGCCGCGTACCGGCCGACGAACATCCAGCCGAAGGCAGGCAAGCAGGGCACGACGCGCACGGTGACACTGACCGGTGAGGCGTTCTCGACCAACCTGACGCCGCAGCTGACCCGTACGGGTGCCGACCCGGTCGTGGGCACGGTCAAGAGCATCTCGACCGACCGCAAGACCATGAAGGTCGCCTTCCCGCTCACGGGCGTCGCCACCGGCAAGTGGACGCTGACCCTGGCCTCACTCTTCGGCGACCGCGCCGAGGTGGCCGACGCCTTCACGGTCAAGCCGCCCGCTCAGTTGCCGCGGTAG
- a CDS encoding SDR family NAD(P)-dependent oxidoreductase, giving the protein MASLALITGASSGIGKAFAERLAKDGHDLVVVARRKDRLEALAASLPGTDVRLVTADLSTDEGIDTVAELAATLPVTMLVNNAGVAHYMPMQDLPTAKARELVHVKVVAPTMLTRAALPGMIARGGGTIVNVAGMLAFSGPAPASQLPRAVYAGTLANTVTMSQTLHAELAGTGVTVHVVCPGLVATEFHEVQGMDLSAVPRMSADDVVTAALTGITLGETVSAPSVEDYSLLETVFGAELAAFAAQSPQLASRYRGN; this is encoded by the coding sequence ATGGCTTCGCTCGCTCTCATCACCGGCGCATCCTCGGGAATCGGCAAGGCCTTCGCCGAGCGCCTGGCCAAGGACGGCCACGACCTCGTGGTCGTCGCCCGCCGCAAGGACCGGCTCGAAGCCCTCGCGGCCTCCCTGCCCGGCACCGACGTCCGGCTCGTGACGGCCGACCTGTCGACCGACGAGGGCATCGACACCGTCGCCGAGCTCGCTGCCACCCTGCCGGTCACGATGTTGGTCAACAACGCCGGTGTGGCCCACTACATGCCGATGCAGGACCTGCCCACCGCCAAGGCGCGGGAGCTCGTCCACGTCAAGGTGGTCGCCCCGACGATGCTGACCCGCGCGGCCCTCCCCGGCATGATCGCCCGCGGTGGGGGAACGATCGTCAACGTCGCCGGCATGCTCGCCTTCTCCGGCCCCGCCCCGGCCTCCCAGCTCCCCCGCGCCGTCTACGCCGGCACGCTGGCCAACACGGTCACCATGTCGCAGACCCTGCACGCCGAGCTGGCCGGCACCGGCGTCACCGTGCACGTGGTCTGCCCCGGCCTCGTGGCCACCGAGTTCCACGAGGTCCAGGGCATGGACCTGTCCGCCGTACCCCGCATGTCAGCCGACGACGTCGTCACCGCGGCCCTGACCGGCATCACCCTCGGCGAAACCGTCAGCGCCCCCAGCGTCGAGGACTACAGCCTGCTCGAAACGGTCTTCGGCGCCGAACTCGCCGCCTTCGCCGCCCAGAGCCCCCAACTCGCCTCCCGCTACCGCGGCAACTGA
- a CDS encoding DUF2199 domain-containing protein: MPDHLPDCPCCGGALSPVDLAVRSAWPDPLLALSERKREATWGNEHLRHANGIGSFVRCLMPVRLSGGGSIEYSVWLQVSKDELKHAHKIWEKPEYAGLRLEGTVSNSIKPWDGLLGTPGRAEVRDPDSIPYLVADEGTLLHRILHDEWDRDDVLSRLTYALPTPVHQRITDDWSLERTAGLELKWHEDRIYFSGPGRTVHLDPLGAPPGYTPQRMIAELTEDAPRDRDGEATEDDGEIHRHAFWRPALGDGRIVHNLHGFVAVEGKLLHVACVFDDPSDLPWAQRVWRSVRPEKG, translated from the coding sequence GTGCCTGATCATTTGCCTGACTGCCCCTGCTGCGGTGGCGCGTTGTCCCCGGTCGACCTCGCGGTCCGCTCGGCCTGGCCGGATCCCCTCCTGGCCCTGTCCGAACGCAAACGCGAGGCGACCTGGGGCAACGAGCACCTGCGGCACGCGAACGGCATCGGGTCGTTCGTCCGCTGCCTGATGCCGGTGCGGCTTTCCGGCGGCGGCAGCATCGAATACTCGGTCTGGTTGCAGGTCAGCAAGGACGAGCTCAAGCACGCCCACAAGATCTGGGAGAAGCCCGAGTACGCCGGTCTCCGGCTCGAGGGCACGGTCTCGAACAGCATCAAGCCGTGGGACGGCCTCCTCGGGACGCCGGGCCGAGCGGAGGTCCGCGACCCGGACTCGATCCCGTACCTGGTCGCGGACGAGGGCACCCTGCTGCACCGCATCCTGCACGACGAGTGGGACCGCGACGACGTCCTCAGCCGCCTCACGTACGCCCTGCCCACCCCGGTACACCAGCGGATCACCGACGACTGGTCCCTGGAACGCACAGCGGGCCTGGAACTCAAGTGGCACGAGGACCGGATCTACTTCTCGGGGCCGGGCCGGACGGTGCACCTGGACCCGCTGGGCGCGCCGCCCGGGTACACCCCGCAGCGCATGATCGCCGAGCTGACCGAGGACGCACCCCGCGACCGTGACGGCGAAGCCACCGAGGACGACGGTGAGATCCACCGCCACGCCTTCTGGCGTCCCGCCCTGGGCGACGGCCGCATCGTGCACAACCTCCACGGCTTCGTCGCCGTGGAGGGCAAACTCCTGCACGTCGCCTGCGTCTTCGACGACCCCTCCGACCTGCCCTGGGCCCAGCGCGTCTGGCGTTCCGTACGCCCCGAGAAGGGCTGA